Proteins from a genomic interval of Nostoc sp. TCL240-02:
- a CDS encoding chloride channel protein produces the protein MTLLPPSQLRKVTEQPAFPTPSAHLAHLINRFQPSPETVVLFLAMLIGGGTGMGVVTFHYLIQLIHQLMLENLMGQIGVWGAWTLACVPTLGGLIVGLMRWRTQDFGPGLSSLIAASQGTEIKRPLRPVTKMLAASVSLGSGASLGPEGPSVEIGANFGMLFSVILNVSQERQRLLLGAGAAAGLAAGFNAPIAGVFFALEVVMGATSFATSAVSVVLLAAVVAALIAQIGLGAQPAFDLPAYQVRSPLELPLYLGLGLGASVVSLAYTQSIRLAKACFAGKVRGFAFLGRIPEPIHPIIGGVIIGAVALHFPQILGVGYETVEAMLQDVEFPLFLLVVLLVVKLLMTAISTGSGFIGGLFAPAMFLGASFGSAYAKLLAVAFPTICDQMAAPPAYAMVGMAAVLAASVRAPLTAILMLFELTRDYRIVLPLMAAVGLSVWLVERIKPTFNSNSNLQQIGLSELKDEQAEIVQKILVEDAMHPYPKKLPATLGVLDAAVEMIRDRTRSALVIDAAEQLVGILSLEDINRALALWQSYPNSLTEIPDNLSSQTLIDICTTEILYAWQDELLSEALDRMSLRGLHQLPVVARDKPDRILGLLEKEQIALTCNLAVTRKALRHYLPILPTTDIVISH, from the coding sequence ATGACTCTCCTGCCTCCCAGTCAACTGAGGAAGGTAACGGAACAACCTGCATTTCCTACACCTTCTGCTCATTTAGCTCACCTAATTAATCGTTTTCAACCATCCCCAGAAACAGTTGTCCTGTTTTTAGCCATGCTCATTGGCGGTGGTACGGGTATGGGTGTAGTCACCTTTCACTATTTAATCCAGTTGATTCACCAGTTGATGCTGGAAAATTTAATGGGTCAAATCGGTGTCTGGGGTGCTTGGACTTTAGCCTGCGTTCCCACCCTTGGCGGGTTAATCGTTGGCTTGATGCGCTGGCGCACTCAAGACTTTGGCCCTGGACTTTCATCTCTGATCGCCGCCTCTCAGGGAACAGAGATTAAGCGACCACTACGACCAGTTACGAAAATGCTGGCCGCATCTGTTTCTTTGGGGAGTGGTGCTTCTTTGGGCCCAGAGGGGCCAAGTGTAGAAATTGGCGCAAATTTTGGGATGTTGTTTTCTGTAATTCTCAATGTATCTCAAGAGCGACAACGTTTGCTGTTGGGTGCTGGCGCAGCGGCTGGACTGGCGGCGGGATTTAATGCTCCCATTGCTGGAGTATTTTTTGCCTTAGAGGTGGTGATGGGAGCGACATCTTTCGCTACTTCTGCGGTAAGCGTGGTGCTATTAGCGGCGGTGGTAGCAGCATTAATTGCCCAAATTGGTCTGGGGGCACAACCTGCTTTTGATTTACCTGCTTACCAAGTTCGCAGTCCTTTGGAATTACCCCTTTATCTTGGCTTGGGTTTAGGGGCCAGCGTTGTTTCTCTGGCTTATACTCAATCTATTCGTTTAGCAAAAGCCTGCTTTGCTGGAAAGGTTCGAGGTTTTGCCTTTTTGGGACGAATTCCTGAGCCAATTCATCCAATTATTGGCGGTGTGATAATTGGCGCAGTCGCTTTGCATTTCCCACAAATTCTGGGTGTGGGTTATGAAACTGTAGAAGCGATGCTTCAGGATGTGGAGTTTCCCCTTTTCCTCTTGGTGGTGCTGTTGGTGGTGAAGCTACTGATGACTGCAATTAGTACAGGTAGTGGTTTCATCGGTGGTTTGTTTGCACCAGCTATGTTTTTAGGTGCTTCTTTTGGTTCAGCTTACGCCAAACTTTTAGCTGTGGCATTCCCGACTATTTGCGATCAAATGGCGGCTCCCCCAGCTTACGCAATGGTAGGAATGGCAGCAGTACTAGCTGCTAGTGTCAGAGCGCCGTTAACGGCTATTTTAATGCTGTTTGAATTAACCCGTGACTATCGCATTGTTTTACCGTTGATGGCAGCTGTGGGTTTGAGTGTTTGGCTAGTGGAAAGGATTAAACCAACTTTTAACTCTAACTCTAATCTACAACAAATTGGTCTTTCGGAATTGAAAGATGAACAAGCGGAAATTGTGCAGAAAATTCTGGTAGAAGATGCTATGCACCCCTACCCAAAAAAATTACCTGCAACCCTTGGAGTTTTAGATGCAGCTGTGGAAATGATCCGCGATCGCACCCGGAGTGCTTTAGTAATTGATGCAGCCGAGCAATTAGTTGGTATACTCTCTCTGGAAGATATCAACCGTGCCCTTGCTCTTTGGCAAAGTTACCCAAATTCACTAACTGAAATTCCAGATAATTTATCCAGTCAAACTCTCATAGATATTTGTACTACTGAAATTCTCTATGCATGGCAAGATGAACTATTATCTGAAGCTTTAGATCGTATGAGTCTTCGAGGTTTACATCAATTACCAGTGGTAGCACGAGACAAACCCGATCGCATTTTGGGTTTACTAGAAAAAGAGCAAATTGCCTTAACCTGCAATTTAGCAGTTACGCGCAAGGCACTTCGCCACTATTTACCAATCTTACCCACTACAGATATAGTTATTAGTCATTAG
- a CDS encoding ISKra4 family transposase (programmed frameshift) has protein sequence MTPEQKQALQKHIQAIAKILYEDTSKEKLTNLAAIEEAVRSQMQKHVMPEVGGFFIETITGTTAGYQRRLKSILGELAITSKQAIELEVAPSTQLSPYLETCCLRVSANVSYEDAASDIKYFTGIEVSHSSQQRLVHRQNFELPTPEQTIEELSVDGGNIRVRTPKGQICAWLGYKAISLHHLGILGTSFQNNQIVIDWVNDQPLASPLTCIGDGHDGIWNIIDQLAPDAQRREILDWFHLIENLHKVGGSQKRLKQAQNLLWKGQVEATIALFTDCKGKQVQNFCRYLDKHRNRIINYEYYQAEEICSIGSGSVESAVKQVDRRTKISGAQWKRENVPQVLAHRCAYLNGLLSV, from the exons ATGACCCCAGAACAAAAGCAAGCTCTTCAAAAACATATTCAGGCGATTGCTAAAATATTGTATGAAGATACGTCAAAAGAAAAGCTCACAAATCTTGCAGCAATTGAAGAAGCAGTGCGGAGTCAAATGCAGAAGCATGTTATGCCAGAAGTAGGGG GTTTTTTTATCGAAACGATTACAGGGACAACCGCAGGATACCAACGACGGCTCAAAAGCATTCTTGGAGAGTTAGCAATAACGAGCAAACAAGCCATTGAATTAGAAGTCGCACCAAGTACTCAACTGAGTCCATATCTAGAAACTTGTTGTTTGAGGGTAAGTGCGAATGTCAGCTATGAAGATGCGGCATCAGACATCAAGTATTTTACGGGCATAGAGGTTTCTCACAGCAGTCAACAGAGATTAGTGCATCGCCAGAATTTTGAGTTGCCAACACCAGAACAGACAATTGAAGAATTAAGCGTCGATGGTGGAAACATCCGTGTCCGAACTCCTAAAGGTCAAATATGTGCATGGCTTGGCTATAAAGCAATTAGCTTACATCATCTCGGAATCTTGGGAACTTCATTTCAGAATAATCAGATTGTGATTGATTGGGTTAATGACCAACCACTGGCTAGCCCACTCACTTGTATTGGTGATGGACATGACGGCATTTGGAATATAATTGACCAATTAGCACCTGATGCACAACGTCGAGAAATACTTGATTGGTTCCATTTAATAGAAAACCTCCACAAAGTTGGGGGTTCACAAAAACGCTTGAAACAAGCACAAAATCTACTATGGAAAGGCCAAGTTGAGGCTACTATTGCCTTATTTACAGATTGTAAAGGCAAACAAGTACAAAACTTTTGCCGTTATCTTGATAAGCATCGCAATCGCATTATCAACTACGAATATTATCAAGCTGAAGAAATTTGTTCAATTGGTTCAGGTTCAGTTGAATCTGCCGTTAAACAGGTTGACCGTCGAACAAAAATTTCCGGGGCACAATGGAAACGAGAAAATGTGCCTCAAGTCCTAGCCCATCGCTGTGCTTACCTCAATGGATTATTGTCAGTTTGA
- a CDS encoding Rrf2 family transcriptional regulator: MKLTTRGHYSVKALLDLSLQPKYGPVSVRAIAKRQDIPAPYLEKLLIEMRRASIVKSIRGSIGGYQLAREPAQISIGQILEAVGETSHLPHHTPAPTQAEDWVTFSLWQRLNQKLKEALYSITLADLYYDARSWQASLGEEASFVV, encoded by the coding sequence ATGAAATTAACTACCAGAGGACACTATAGTGTTAAGGCGTTGCTAGATTTGAGTTTACAGCCAAAATATGGGCCTGTATCTGTAAGAGCGATCGCTAAACGTCAAGATATCCCTGCTCCTTATCTCGAAAAACTACTAATAGAAATGCGTCGTGCATCAATAGTTAAATCAATTCGTGGCAGCATCGGCGGATACCAATTGGCAAGAGAGCCTGCACAAATATCTATAGGACAAATTTTAGAAGCAGTTGGCGAGACTAGCCATTTACCTCATCACACCCCAGCACCTACACAAGCTGAAGATTGGGTAACATTTAGCCTTTGGCAAAGACTCAACCAAAAGCTCAAAGAAGCTTTGTACAGTATTACTCTGGCAGACCTTTATTACGATGCTCGTAGCTGGCAAGCTTCCCTTGGGGAAGAAGCTAGTTTTGTGGTTTAG
- a CDS encoding response regulator translates to MDNSPIKVLFIDDDEDDYILTRYWFSEFQVADCELEWVNNYEAARNAIACHQHDVYLVDYRLGPHNGLELLREAIANGCSSPIILLTGQGDWEIDIEAMKAGAADYLEKSQLTAPLLERSIRYAIERKQTEQKIREQAALLDVATDAIFVRDLDDKILFWNKAAESLYGWKKEEAINKKIRSLWHEKHPSKVQEALSILMKNGSWEGELQQKTKSGKEIIVESRWTLVHEFSNKAQSFLVVNTDITQKKQLEAQFLRAQRLESIGTLASGIAHDLNNILAPILMTAQLLEAQVHDERSRRLLPILITNTKRGANLVKQVLSFTRGLEGDRTILQLKHLIIEIQQIIRETFPKSIEVSTQISPNLWTVSGDATQLHQVLMNLCVNARDAMPNGGNLKISAENLLIDENYTKMHIEAKVGHHVVITVTDTGIGIKSEILDRIFDPFFTTKELTKGTGLGLSTVLGIIKSHGGFINVCSEQRKGSQFKVYLPAQEAAETIEKEDPGLPSGQGELILVVDDEAAIRDVTKTSLESHNYKAMTASDGIEAIALYAEHRDEISLVLTDMVMPSMDGITTIRTLRKINPDVKIIAVSGLTSTDKVNTAYDMGIKAFLSKPYTASQLLQIISTVKKI, encoded by the coding sequence ATGGACAACAGCCCTATCAAAGTTTTGTTCATTGATGATGACGAAGATGACTATATTTTGACTCGTTACTGGTTCAGTGAATTTCAGGTAGCAGACTGCGAGTTGGAGTGGGTGAATAATTATGAAGCAGCAAGAAATGCGATCGCTTGCCACCAACATGACGTTTATCTTGTAGACTACCGTTTGGGGCCACACAATGGACTGGAACTTTTGCGCGAAGCAATAGCCAACGGCTGTTCTTCTCCCATAATTTTACTTACTGGTCAGGGCGACTGGGAAATAGATATCGAAGCGATGAAAGCCGGAGCCGCAGATTATCTTGAAAAAAGCCAGTTGACAGCACCTTTGTTAGAGCGTTCTATCCGCTACGCCATTGAGCGCAAACAGACAGAACAAAAAATCCGCGAACAAGCCGCTTTACTAGATGTTGCCACCGATGCAATTTTTGTGCGCGATCTAGACGATAAAATTTTATTTTGGAACAAAGCTGCTGAGAGTCTGTACGGTTGGAAAAAAGAAGAAGCGATCAATAAGAAAATACGATCTCTCTGGCATGAAAAACATCCGTCTAAAGTTCAAGAAGCACTCAGTATTTTGATGAAAAATGGCTCTTGGGAGGGCGAATTACAGCAAAAAACAAAATCAGGTAAAGAAATTATTGTCGAAAGCCGTTGGACACTAGTGCATGAATTCAGCAATAAAGCACAATCTTTTCTCGTTGTTAACACTGATATCACACAAAAAAAACAACTTGAAGCGCAATTTCTCCGCGCCCAGCGATTGGAAAGCATTGGCACTTTAGCCAGTGGTATCGCTCACGACTTAAATAATATTCTTGCGCCCATTTTGATGACAGCCCAACTGTTAGAGGCACAAGTCCATGATGAGCGTTCTCGGCGACTGTTGCCAATATTGATTACCAACACTAAACGCGGGGCAAATTTAGTCAAGCAAGTATTATCTTTTACTCGCGGACTTGAAGGCGATCGCACAATATTGCAATTAAAGCATTTAATCATAGAAATTCAGCAAATTATTAGAGAAACATTTCCCAAATCCATTGAAGTTTCCACACAAATTTCGCCAAATCTTTGGACTGTATCTGGTGATGCTACCCAACTGCATCAGGTACTGATGAATTTATGTGTTAATGCTCGTGACGCTATGCCAAATGGTGGAAATTTGAAAATATCGGCGGAAAATCTCTTAATTGATGAAAATTACACCAAGATGCATATTGAAGCTAAAGTTGGTCATCACGTCGTTATTACTGTTACTGATACAGGAATTGGGATTAAATCAGAAATATTAGATCGGATATTTGATCCATTTTTTACTACCAAAGAACTTACTAAAGGTACTGGTCTTGGTCTTTCTACAGTCCTTGGCATTATTAAAAGCCACGGCGGTTTTATCAACGTATGCAGCGAACAGAGAAAAGGTAGCCAATTTAAGGTGTATTTGCCAGCACAAGAAGCGGCGGAAACTATAGAAAAAGAAGATCCAGGACTGCCTTCAGGACAAGGAGAATTAATTTTAGTTGTAGATGACGAAGCTGCCATTCGAGACGTGACAAAAACATCCTTAGAAAGCCATAATTATAAAGCAATGACAGCTAGTGATGGCATTGAAGCAATAGCCTTATATGCAGAACATCGAGATGAAATATCTCTTGTCTTGACTGATATGGTTATGCCGTCTATGGATGGGATAACTACTATCCGCACCCTGCGAAAAATTAACCCAGATGTCAAAATTATTGCCGTTAGCGGACTGACTTCGACTGATAAAGTTAATACAGCTTATGATATGGGCATCAAAGCCTTTTTATCCAAGCCTTATACAGCTAGCCAATTATTGCAAATTATTAGTACAGTTAAAAAGATTTAG
- a CDS encoding response regulator: protein MEGRKRNLTILMADDDEDDGILVREALAESKVPIELYIVSNGEELMDYLYHRGRYANSSSLPHPGLILLDLNIPRISGIEALKEIKSDPQLRQIPVVILTTSRREEDIYNTYDLGANSFIIKPAPFASLVEVMDTLVKYWFEIVKLPLEAVGEKHGQQPYQSFVH, encoded by the coding sequence GTGGAGGGTCGAAAAAGAAATCTCACCATCTTAATGGCTGATGATGATGAAGACGACGGCATCTTGGTTCGTGAGGCATTGGCAGAAAGTAAAGTGCCAATTGAACTATACATCGTGAGTAATGGTGAAGAGTTGATGGATTATTTGTACCATCGTGGTCGATATGCTAATAGCAGCAGTTTACCGCATCCTGGTTTGATTTTATTAGATTTGAATATACCGAGAATTAGCGGTATTGAGGCACTCAAAGAGATAAAATCTGACCCCCAGCTGCGGCAAATTCCAGTTGTAATACTGACAACATCACGAAGAGAAGAAGATATATATAATACTTACGATTTAGGTGCAAACTCCTTCATCATTAAGCCAGCGCCTTTTGCCTCATTAGTCGAGGTCATGGACACTCTAGTCAAATACTGGTTTGAAATCGTGAAACTACCACTAGAAGCAGTGGGAGAAAAACATGGACAACAGCCCTATCAAAGTTTTGTTCATTGA
- the pyrR gene encoding bifunctional pyr operon transcriptional regulator/uracil phosphoribosyltransferase PyrR, which produces MSAKVVEILSSEEIRRTLTRLASQIVERTRDLSQLVLLGIYTRGALLAELLARQIETLEGVAVSVGALDITFYRDDLDKIGLRTPTKSEIPFDLTGKTVVLVDDVIFKGRTIRAALNAVNDYGRPEVIRLAVLVDRGHRELPIHPDFIGKKLPTAKEEVVKVYLQNYDGRDAVELISH; this is translated from the coding sequence ATGTCTGCCAAAGTAGTTGAAATTCTCTCATCCGAAGAAATCCGTCGTACCTTAACTCGCCTGGCCTCTCAAATTGTGGAAAGGACACGTGATTTGTCTCAGTTGGTGCTTCTTGGTATTTATACCAGGGGTGCGTTATTAGCCGAATTGTTGGCACGTCAGATTGAGACACTGGAAGGTGTAGCCGTGTCAGTTGGCGCTTTGGATATTACATTTTATCGAGATGACCTCGACAAAATTGGATTGCGGACTCCAACGAAAAGTGAAATTCCTTTTGACCTTACGGGGAAAACGGTGGTACTCGTGGATGATGTGATTTTTAAAGGACGGACAATTCGCGCTGCTTTGAACGCAGTCAACGATTACGGTAGACCAGAGGTGATTCGTTTAGCTGTGTTAGTAGACAGGGGCCATCGAGAATTACCAATCCACCCAGATTTTATTGGAAAGAAGTTGCCTACAGCTAAAGAAGAAGTTGTAAAAGTTTACTTACAAAATTACGATGGACGAGATGCAGTAGAGTTGATTAGTCATTAG
- a CDS encoding AbrB family transcriptional regulator, with amino-acid sequence MPKQKKIEPLLGEELLKKVKELENESKEDKAKKCGYYTVTKNGIERVNMMKFLNALIDAEGIQLDSTPSANGRGGRSASYRISVQSNGNLLIGSAYTKQMNLKPGDEFIITLGKKHIRLRQVDPEDREGDEAIEATA; translated from the coding sequence ATGCCTAAACAGAAAAAAATTGAACCCCTACTCGGTGAAGAACTGCTCAAAAAAGTCAAAGAGCTAGAGAACGAGAGCAAAGAAGACAAAGCCAAGAAGTGCGGCTACTATACCGTTACTAAAAACGGTATAGAGCGCGTCAATATGATGAAGTTCTTAAATGCCCTAATTGATGCTGAAGGGATTCAGTTGGACAGTACACCAAGTGCTAATGGGCGTGGTGGACGTAGTGCTAGCTATAGAATTAGTGTGCAATCGAATGGTAACTTACTTATAGGTTCAGCTTATACAAAACAGATGAATCTGAAACCAGGAGATGAGTTTATCATCACTTTAGGCAAAAAGCACATTCGTCTAAGACAGGTAGATCCAGAAGATCGGGAAGGTGATGAAGCCATAGAAGCCACGGCTTAA
- a CDS encoding nuclear transport factor 2 family protein has protein sequence MTKDEVLAANAAFYRAFERKDIEIMSAVWSQGTGSFCIHPGSNILRGWKEIRISWEQIFKNTAYIEINTDIIATEIVDNIAYILLRENVFQVVSGRRLEAQSTATNIFHFLGGKWYLVHHHGSPILR, from the coding sequence ATGACAAAGGATGAAGTCTTAGCGGCTAATGCAGCTTTTTATCGAGCTTTTGAAAGAAAAGATATTGAGATAATGAGTGCCGTATGGTCACAAGGAACTGGTAGTTTTTGTATTCATCCTGGAAGTAATATACTACGAGGTTGGAAGGAGATTCGCATCTCTTGGGAGCAGATATTTAAAAACACCGCTTATATCGAAATAAACACAGATATAATTGCTACAGAAATAGTTGATAATATTGCTTATATTTTGCTGAGAGAAAATGTATTCCAAGTTGTTTCTGGGAGAAGACTTGAGGCACAATCAACAGCTACAAATATATTTCACTTTCTTGGCGGAAAGTGGTATTTAGTTCATCATCATGGCAGTCCCATTTTGCGATGA
- the cbiB gene encoding adenosylcobinamide-phosphate synthase CbiB: protein MTDSIYILIIAAFLDYLIGDPWNWPHPVQIMGWVISHLSKFFLQLCKNPFTQRLAGIVLGIILIIGSSLVGFLIIQSARCVHPLLGIAIDTILLASCFAGRSLRAAAVAVLQPLTAGDLEKARKILSNYVGRDTQNLSQAEILRAVLETVAENATDGVMAPLFYAIVGVFVPIVGPTPLALAYKASSTLDSMVGYREAPYTYFGWFCARFEDYLTWLPCRLTVVTLALLSGKPMQVWRICRRDAIKDPSPNSGWSECVYAAFLGVQMGGTNSYRGVAKYKPLLGDAIYPITATSIQNALQLTRYCFLLWLGIAITIFLILPNK from the coding sequence ATGACTGATAGCATCTATATCTTAATAATTGCTGCATTTTTAGATTACTTAATTGGCGATCCTTGGAATTGGCCTCATCCAGTACAAATTATGGGGTGGGTAATTTCCCACCTCAGCAAATTTTTTCTCCAATTGTGTAAAAATCCTTTTACACAACGCCTAGCTGGAATTGTACTAGGGATTATTCTAATAATTGGTAGCAGTCTTGTTGGTTTTTTGATTATTCAAAGTGCCAGATGTGTTCATCCGCTATTGGGAATTGCAATAGATACCATTCTTTTAGCTAGTTGTTTTGCTGGCAGAAGTTTGCGAGCAGCAGCAGTGGCTGTTTTACAACCTTTAACAGCAGGAGATTTGGAGAAAGCTCGGAAGATTTTAAGTAATTACGTTGGTCGAGATACCCAAAACCTCTCACAAGCAGAAATTTTGCGAGCCGTTTTAGAAACGGTTGCAGAAAATGCTACCGATGGAGTCATGGCTCCGCTTTTTTATGCAATTGTTGGTGTCTTTGTGCCAATTGTGGGGCCAACTCCCTTGGCGTTAGCATACAAAGCCAGCAGTACCCTTGATTCAATGGTGGGATACCGAGAAGCACCCTATACTTATTTTGGATGGTTTTGTGCGCGGTTTGAAGATTATTTAACTTGGCTACCTTGTCGGTTAACAGTCGTGACTCTGGCGCTGTTATCGGGTAAACCAATGCAGGTTTGGCGAATTTGTCGTCGGGATGCAATTAAGGATCCTAGTCCCAATTCTGGCTGGAGTGAGTGTGTCTATGCTGCTTTTTTGGGTGTGCAGATGGGAGGTACAAATTCGTATCGTGGGGTAGCTAAGTACAAACCACTGCTAGGAGACGCTATTTATCCCATTACTGCAACTTCTATTCAAAATGCTTTGCAGCTAACTCGATATTGTTTTTTGCTATGGTTAGGCATAGCGATCACAATATTCTTAATACTCCCAAACAAGTAA